One stretch of Weissella koreensis KACC 15510 DNA includes these proteins:
- the plsX gene encoding phosphate acyltransferase PlsX, whose product MYKIAVDAMGGDDAPTTVVSGVESARDKLPNVEFVLFGKLDQVKPLIKDMTRISLVQADDAIAMADEPVKSVRTRKNSSLVMAANAVKHGEADALFSAGNTGALLAAGIFLVGRIKGISRPALMTLLPAMGGEHDAFVMMDVGANADNRANHLYEYGVLGSFYAHEILHYDQPRVGLLNNGGEEDKGDQMHKDAHQLLKAGHAKHLVNFVGNVEAANILQGPADVVVSDGFTGNATLKAIEGTAKTVMKTLKHSLSNGGIRAKMGAGLLLPTLKDIAHQWNPEQYGGAVVLGVKAPVVKAHGSASAEAISATMVQIESMLSSDLINKVETFVAEHKNDLAARIDSQE is encoded by the coding sequence ATGTATAAAATCGCCGTAGATGCAATGGGTGGGGATGATGCACCAACCACTGTAGTATCCGGGGTAGAGAGTGCTCGAGACAAATTACCAAATGTAGAATTTGTATTATTTGGAAAACTTGATCAAGTTAAGCCTCTAATTAAAGATATGACCCGAATTAGTTTAGTTCAAGCAGATGATGCAATTGCAATGGCAGATGAACCTGTTAAATCGGTTCGTACTCGTAAAAATAGTTCATTAGTTATGGCTGCCAATGCGGTCAAACATGGTGAGGCTGATGCTTTATTTTCAGCTGGGAATACTGGAGCTCTTTTAGCGGCAGGTATTTTCTTAGTGGGACGTATTAAAGGGATTAGTCGTCCAGCTTTAATGACTTTATTGCCAGCAATGGGTGGTGAACACGATGCTTTTGTGATGATGGATGTTGGGGCCAACGCAGATAATCGTGCTAATCATCTTTATGAATATGGTGTTTTGGGATCGTTTTACGCACATGAAATCTTACACTATGACCAGCCACGGGTAGGTTTGTTAAACAATGGTGGCGAAGAAGATAAGGGCGATCAAATGCATAAAGACGCTCATCAGTTGCTTAAGGCGGGTCATGCAAAACATTTGGTTAACTTTGTAGGAAATGTTGAAGCTGCAAATATTTTACAAGGACCGGCCGACGTAGTAGTATCGGATGGCTTTACAGGTAATGCAACCTTAAAGGCAATTGAAGGAACTGCTAAAACCGTTATGAAAACATTAAAACATTCACTTTCAAATGGTGGAATTCGTGCTAAAATGGGAGCGGGATTATTACTTCCAACATTAAAAGATATAGCACATCAATGGAATCCTGAGCAGTATGGTGGAGCAGTTGTTTTGGGTGTTAAAGCTCCGGTTGTTAAAGCGCATGGTTCCGCCAGTGCAGAGGCAATTTCTGCCACGATGGTTCAAATCGAATCAATGTTAAGTAGTGATTTAATTAATAAGGTTGAAACTTTTGTGGCTGAACATAAAAATGATTTGGCCGCTAGAATTGACAGTCAAGAGTAA
- a CDS encoding NCS2 family permease, which yields MFEHFFKLSENHTTVRTEVTAGLTTFVAMAYIIFLNPAVLSMTGMPSQGVFMATILTIITGTLITGLFANLPYAIGPSIGMQAMFTYTIVFGLGFSWQQALGMVFLVGLVDVIITLTKLRSAIVKAIPISLKHAIAAGIGMFIAYIGLKNAGFINFIVGGDSILSINNKPFHSGQGTKAIETMVAGGGTTPSLANFNTAPVILALIGLIIIVILVVKQVRGAYLITVLLTTLIGIPMGVTNIHVDIHNSFVTTFHDFGTVFGAALGKDGLWSMFTTPKQILVVILTVFSMGLSGLFDAIGTFIGTGLTTGIFSKQDQKEFEEGKGFKSKMDRGLVADTFATMFAGIYGTSNTTTFIESASGINAGGRTGLTSLVIAIGFMFSIVAAPLVGVIPSAATAPILIIVGISMMNEFKAIDWNDLEVAIPAFFTSAFMALSYSISYGIAAGFIFFIIVKLAKKKASEITPVLWVVALLFLLNFISLAF from the coding sequence GTCTTCATGGCCACAATTCTAACAATAATTACTGGAACATTAATTACAGGACTTTTTGCTAATTTACCGTATGCCATTGGACCTTCAATTGGGATGCAAGCAATGTTTACTTATACCATTGTATTTGGCTTAGGCTTTAGTTGGCAACAAGCGTTAGGGATGGTTTTCTTGGTTGGATTAGTTGATGTGATCATTACGTTGACAAAATTAAGATCAGCCATCGTCAAGGCTATTCCAATTTCTTTAAAGCATGCAATTGCTGCTGGAATTGGAATGTTTATTGCCTATATTGGTTTAAAAAATGCGGGATTTATTAACTTTATTGTTGGTGGTGATAGTATTTTAAGCATTAATAATAAACCTTTTCATTCAGGACAAGGAACTAAGGCAATTGAAACAATGGTTGCTGGTGGTGGTACAACTCCATCATTAGCTAACTTTAATACTGCCCCAGTTATATTAGCTTTAATTGGTTTGATTATTATTGTGATTTTAGTAGTGAAACAAGTTCGTGGAGCCTATTTGATTACTGTATTATTAACAACCTTAATTGGAATACCTATGGGAGTAACGAATATTCATGTTGATATTCATAATTCATTTGTTACTACTTTCCATGATTTTGGGACTGTATTTGGGGCAGCGTTGGGTAAAGACGGCCTTTGGTCGATGTTCACTACGCCTAAGCAAATTTTAGTAGTTATTTTAACGGTATTTTCAATGGGACTTTCCGGATTGTTTGATGCGATTGGGACATTCATTGGAACTGGTTTAACAACTGGTATTTTTTCAAAGCAAGATCAAAAAGAATTTGAAGAAGGTAAAGGCTTTAAATCTAAAATGGATCGTGGACTAGTCGCTGATACTTTTGCCACAATGTTTGCTGGAATATATGGAACTTCAAATACGACGACTTTCATTGAATCAGCTTCTGGAATTAATGCTGGAGGTCGTACTGGACTAACTTCTTTGGTCATTGCAATTGGATTTATGTTCTCAATTGTGGCAGCACCACTTGTGGGGGTAATACCTTCTGCAGCCACGGCACCGATTTTGATCATTGTGGGAATCTCAATGATGAATGAGTTCAAGGCCATTGATTGGAATGACTTAGAAGTCGCCATCCCGGCCTTCTTTACTTCCGCATTTATGGCCCTATCATATTCAATTTCATATGGAATTGCAGCTGGGTTCATTTTCTTTATCATCGTTAAGCTTGCCAAAAAGAAAGCTTCTGAAATTACACCGGTACTGTGGGTAGTGGCTTTGCTATTCTTACTAAATTTCATTTCATTAGCATTTTAA
- the recG gene encoding ATP-dependent DNA helicase RecG codes for MQLNDSVAELSGVGPKRLDGLHHLGIFTIEDLLSHFPLRYSDLATKLPSEVGSGEKVTFKGLVSSEPVLSRYGYRKTRINFRLLVENENIVVTFFNQPWVQEKLKLGEEVAIYGTYEQRRQTLMGIKILAKDSMDELQATYPASKEVTQKTLKALIEQALGKYKELFVDLIPEPIRFRYRLLPRMEMLFGVHVPKNAIEAHAARRTASFEEFFLFQMRLQLLKMTDQSYHGRSIEFNNNKLKAFIQTLPFELTAAQKKVVNEIVADLRRPKHMNRLLQGDVGSGKTVVAALAMYAAVSAGMQAALMAPTEILAQQHAKTLSQFFDVNDVRIEILTGSMKAGPRRQILADLVNGDIDILIGTHALIQTDIAFHNLGLAVIDEQHRFGVKQRAKLREIGMNPDILAMTATPIPRTLAITAYGEMDVSVIDQLPSGRKPIKTQWLRNNEFEKAVSFIRKQLDEGAQAYVVTPLIEESETLDVQNAQAVYEDLMKYFAPQYQVGLLHGRLSNQEKDTVMESFKRNEFQVLVATTVIEVGVDVPNSTVMLILDADRFGLAQLHQLRGRVGRGQRQSYTFLISDPKTQFGIERMEAMTKTTNGFVLAQKDLELRGSGDVLGNRQSGMPEFKVGDPVHDLIMMETAQQEALEIVNTPDWADQPENIMLSKFLSETMERYRNFD; via the coding sequence ATGCAATTAAATGATTCGGTCGCAGAACTGAGTGGTGTAGGTCCTAAACGTCTTGATGGGTTGCATCATTTAGGAATTTTTACGATTGAAGACCTTTTAAGCCATTTTCCCTTACGCTATAGTGATCTGGCCACCAAACTACCCTCCGAAGTAGGGAGTGGGGAAAAAGTAACATTCAAAGGTCTTGTTTCTTCTGAACCGGTCTTATCCCGTTATGGATATCGAAAAACACGCATAAATTTCAGACTGCTTGTCGAAAACGAAAATATTGTAGTAACATTCTTTAATCAACCTTGGGTGCAGGAAAAGTTAAAGTTAGGTGAAGAGGTTGCTATATATGGGACCTATGAACAAAGGCGCCAAACCCTGATGGGAATTAAAATTTTAGCCAAAGATAGTATGGATGAACTACAAGCTACTTATCCTGCTTCAAAAGAAGTTACTCAAAAAACATTGAAAGCGCTGATTGAGCAAGCACTTGGTAAATATAAAGAACTCTTTGTAGATTTAATTCCCGAGCCTATTCGATTCCGTTACCGCCTATTACCACGAATGGAAATGCTGTTTGGAGTGCATGTACCAAAAAATGCAATTGAGGCTCATGCTGCTCGTCGAACGGCATCTTTTGAAGAGTTTTTTTTATTTCAAATGCGCTTACAATTATTAAAAATGACAGACCAAAGTTATCATGGACGATCTATTGAGTTTAATAATAATAAATTAAAAGCCTTTATTCAGACATTGCCTTTTGAACTAACAGCTGCTCAAAAAAAAGTGGTGAACGAAATTGTGGCTGACCTACGTCGACCTAAGCATATGAATCGTTTGCTGCAAGGAGATGTAGGGTCTGGTAAAACGGTGGTGGCTGCCTTAGCTATGTACGCAGCTGTATCAGCTGGTATGCAGGCAGCATTAATGGCTCCCACTGAAATTTTAGCTCAGCAACATGCCAAAACTTTGAGCCAATTCTTTGATGTAAATGATGTTCGCATCGAAATATTGACTGGATCAATGAAAGCTGGTCCGCGAAGGCAGATATTAGCTGATTTAGTAAATGGGGATATTGATATTTTAATTGGAACGCATGCTTTAATACAAACGGATATTGCTTTTCACAATCTTGGCCTGGCTGTCATTGACGAGCAGCATCGATTCGGAGTAAAGCAGCGTGCAAAATTGCGTGAAATTGGAATGAATCCCGATATTTTAGCGATGACTGCAACTCCTATTCCTCGTACATTAGCTATTACGGCTTATGGGGAAATGGATGTTTCAGTTATTGATCAGTTACCATCTGGACGAAAGCCCATCAAAACACAATGGTTAAGAAATAATGAATTTGAAAAGGCTGTTAGCTTTATTCGAAAACAACTAGATGAAGGTGCACAGGCTTATGTAGTTACTCCGTTAATTGAAGAATCTGAAACTTTAGATGTTCAAAATGCACAAGCCGTTTATGAAGACCTTATGAAATATTTTGCACCACAGTATCAAGTAGGATTGCTACACGGGCGTTTGTCTAATCAAGAAAAAGATACTGTGATGGAATCTTTTAAACGGAATGAATTTCAAGTCTTAGTGGCAACTACGGTGATTGAAGTCGGGGTTGATGTGCCTAATTCTACAGTTATGTTGATTTTAGATGCTGATCGCTTTGGACTAGCTCAATTACATCAGTTACGTGGACGAGTTGGTCGAGGTCAACGTCAATCATATACTTTTTTGATTTCAGATCCGAAAACTCAATTTGGAATCGAACGGATGGAAGCGATGACTAAAACGACCAATGGTTTTGTTTTAGCTCAAAAAGATCTAGAATTAAGAGGGTCAGGGGACGTTTTGGGAAATCGACAATCTGGAATGCCTGAGTTTAAGGTGGGGGATCCAGTTCATGATTTAATTATGATGGAAACCGCTCAACAAGAAGCTCTTGAAATTGTGAATACTCCCGATTGGGCTGATCAACCTGAAAATATTATGCTTAGTAAATTTTTGTCAGAAACGATGGAAAGATATCGAAATTTTGATTAG